One Setaria viridis chromosome 5, Setaria_viridis_v4.0, whole genome shotgun sequence genomic region harbors:
- the LOC117857975 gene encoding uncharacterized protein isoform X2: MGPISNDTSHKRFFSIAPRAALIFFVLIFVAGAIFTLDHKELQRKEVFATEEIRPPATSELHAEPTEEPNICENQCRPSGSEALPRGIVQDMSNFEMESLGGNPDRRKDRRLSKSLLAIPVGIKQKSVVDKLVSKFPAANFIVMLFHYDGMVDGWRDLKWSDRAIHVAVRDQTKWWFAKRFLHPDLVAEYEYIFLWDEDIEVDSFDPLKYLSIVRREGLEISQPALDRRSLIHHRLTARARKGDVHRRFYKTNGHGRCYGNSTGPPCTGWVEMMVPVFSRAAWRCAWQMIQNDLIYAWGMDYKLGYCAQGDRWRNVGVVDSQYVLHRGIPTLGDGGKATVTASTSTSSATDRLAVRQRSYTELQVFNRRWKEAVAEDGCWTDPYPNPATKG, from the exons ATG GGTCCGATCTCCAATGATACGTCGCATAAGAGGTTCTTCAGCATCGCGCCACGGGCGGCACTGATCTTTTTCGTGCTAATATTCGTCGCAGGCGCAATATTCACGCTTGATCACAAGGAG TTGCAACGGAAAGAAGTGTTTGCAACTGAGGAGATCAGACCTCCAGCGACGAGCGAGTTGCATGCTGAACCAACAGAGGAACCCAACATCTGTGAG AACCAATGCAGACCTTCAGGCAGCGAGGCCTTGCCAAGGGGCATCGTGCAGGACATGTCAAACTTCGAGATGGAATCCCTGGGTGGCAACCCTGACCGGAGGAAAGACCGCAGGCTGTCGAAAAGCCTCCTCGCCATCCCCGTCGGCATCAAGCAGAAGTCCGTCGTCGACAAGCTTGTCTCCAAG TTCCCAGCTGCCAACTTCATTGTGATGCTGTTCCACTACGACGGCATGGTCGACGGTTGGCGAGACCTCAAGTGGTCCGACCGCGCCATCCACGTCGCCGTGCGCGACCAGACCAAGTGGTGGTTCGCCAAGAGGTTCCTGCACCCGGACCTGGTGGCAGAGTACGAGTACATCTTCCTCTGGGACGAGGACATCGAGGTGGACAGCTTCGACCCGCTCAAGTACCTGAGCATCGTGAGGAGGGAAGGGCTCGAGATCTCGCAGCCGGCGCTCGACCGCCGGTCGCTGATCCACCACCGGCTCACGGCGCGCGCCCGCAAGGGCGACGTCCACCGGCGGTTCTACAAGACGAACGGGCACGGCCGGTGCTACGGCAACAGCACGGGGCCGCCGTGCACGGGGTGGGTGGAGATGATGGTGCCCGTGTTCTCGCGCGCGGCGTGGCGGTGCGCGTGGCAGATGATCCAGAACGACCTCATCTACGCGTGGGGGATGGACTACAAGCTCGGGTACTGCGCGCAGGGCGACCGGTGGCGCAACGTCGGCGTCGTCGACAGCCAGTACGTGCTCCACCGGGGCATCCCCacgctcggcgacggcggcaaggCGACGGTGACCGCGTCCACGTCGACGTCGTCAGCGACAGACCGGCTGGCGGTGAGGCAGAGGTCCTACACCGAGCTGCAGGTGTTCAACAGGAGGTGGAAGGAGGCCGTGGCGGAGGACGGGTGCTGGACCGACCCTTACCCGAATCCCGCAACCAAAGGCTGA
- the LOC117857684 gene encoding sucrose-phosphate synthase, with the protein MAGNEWINGYLEAILDSRTAAGGSGGGGGGGGGVGVGGGGGDPKSLAAGASPTGATSPRGPHMNFNPTHYFVEEVVKGVDESDLHRTWIKVVATRNARERSTRLENMCWRIWHLARKKKQLELEGFQRMIARRKEQEQGRREATEDLAEDLSEGEKGDTLSELAPVETAKKKFQRNFSDLTVWSDDNREKKLYIVLISVHGLVRGENMELGRDSDTGGQVKYVVELARALSMMPGVYRVDLFTRQVSSPDVDWSYAEPTEMLTTGSVDGEGLGESGGAYIVRIPCGPKDKYLKKEALWPYLQEFVDGALQHILNMSKALGDQVGNGGRPVLPYVIHGHYADAGDVAALLSGALNVPMVLTGHSLGRNKLEQLLKQGRMSKEEIDSTYKIMRRIEGEELALDASELVITSTRQEIDEQWGLYDGFDVKLEKVLRARARRGVSCHGRFMPRMVVIPPGMDFSNVVVPEDIDGDGDSKDDIVSLEGASPKSMPPIWAEVMRFLTNPHKPMILALSRPDPKKNITTLVKAFGECRPLRELANLTLIMGNRDDIDNMSAGNASVLTTVLKLIDKYDLYGSVAFPKHHNQADVPEIYRLAAKMKGVFINPALVEPFGLTLIEAAAHGLPIVATKNGGPVDITTALNNGLLVDPHDQNDIADALLKLVADKNLWQECRRNGLRNIHLYSWPEHCRTYLTRIAGCRLRNPRWLKDTPADAGADEEELLEDSMDAQDLSLRLSIDGEKSSLCINEPPSSDPQDQVQRIMSKINKSSALPPSMSSVDSAKNAAEATGSIVNKYPLLRRRRRLFVIAVDCYQDDGRASKKMLQVIQEVFRAVRSDSQMSKISGFALSTAMPLSEALQLLQLGKIPATDFDALICGSGSEVYYPGTAHCIDAEGKLRPDQDYLMHISHRWSHDGAKQTIAKLMVAQDGSSDVIERDVASSNPHCVSFLIKDPKKVKTIDEMRERLRMRGLRCHIMYCRNSTRLQVVPLLASRSQALRYLFVRWGLFMGNMYLITGEHGDTDAEEMLSGLHKTVILRGVTEKGSEALLRSSGSYQRTDVVPSESPLVCYTDLKADEIILALKQVSKTTSST; encoded by the exons ATGGCGGGGAATGAGTGGATCAATGGGTACCTGGAGGCGATCCTGGACAGCCGCACCGCggcgggaggcagcggcggaggaggaggagggggagggggagtgggagtgggaggcggcggcggggacccgaagtcgctggcggcgggggcgtcgcCGACGGGGGCCACCAGCCCCCGCGGCCCGCACATGAACTTCAACCCCACGCACTACTTCGTGGAGGAGGTGGTCAAGGGCGTCGACGAGAGCGACCTCCACCGGACATGGATCAAGGTCGTCGCCACCCGCAACGCGCGCGAGCGCAGCACCAGGCTCGAGAACATGTGCTGGCGGATCTGGCACCTCGCGCGAAAGAAGAAGCAG CTGGAACTTGAGGGCTTCCAGAGAATGATAGCAAGGAggaaggagcaggagcaggggcGCCGTGAGGCAACGGAGGACCTGGCCGAGGATCTGTCAGAAGGCGAGAAGGGGGACACCCTCAGCGAGCTGGCGCCAGTGGAAACGGCCAAGAAGAAGTTCCAGAGGAACTTCTCTGACCTCACTGTCTGGTCTGATGACAATAGGGAGAAGAAGCTTTATATTGTTCTCATCAG TGTGCATGGTCTTGTCCGTGGTGAAAACATGGAACTAGGTCGGGATTCAGATACAGGTGGCCAG GTGAAATATGTTGTGGAACTCGCTAGAGCGCTGTCAATGATGCCTGGCGTTTATAGGGTAGACCTCTTCACTCGTCAAGTGTCCTCTCCTGACGTGGACTGGAGTTATGCAGAGCCAACTGAGATGTTAACCACTGGTTCCGTTGATGGAGAGGGGTTGGGTGAGAGTGGCGGAGCGTACATTGTGCGTATACCGTGCGGGCCAAAGGACAAGTATCTCAAGAAGGAAGCACTGTGGCCTTACCTCCAAGAGTTTGTCGACGGAGCTCTTCAACATATCCTGAACATGTCCAAGGCTCTGGGAGACCAGGTTGGCAATGGTGGGAGGCCAGTCCTGCCATATGTGATCCATGGCCACTATGCTGACGCTGGAGATGTTGCTGCACTTCTTTCCGGGGCACTGAATGTACCAATGGTGCTCACTGGTCACTCCCTTGGGAGGAACAAGCTGGAGCAACTGCTGAAGCAAGGGCGCATGTCCAAAGAGGAGATTGATTCAACCTACAAGATCATGAGGCGTATTGAGGGTGAGGAGCTGGCCTTGGATGCGTCAGAGCTTGTCATCACGAGTACAAGGCAGGAGATTGATGAGCAATGGGGATTATACGATGGATTCGATGTCAAGCTTGAGAAAGTGTTGAGGGCTCGGGCGAGGCGCGGAGTTAGCTGCCATGGCCGTTTCATGCCTAGGATGGTG GTGATCCCTCCTGGAATGGATTTCAGCAACGTCGTGGTTCCAGAAGACATTGATGGAGATGGTGACAGCAAAGATGATATCGTTAGTTTGGAGGGCGCTTCACCGAAGTCAATGCCCCCAATTTGGGCTGAG GTGATGCGGTTCCTAACAAATCCTCACAAGCCAATGATCCTGGCACTGTCAAGGCCTGACCCAAAGAAGAACATCACCACTCTCGTCAAAGCCTTTGGAGAGTGCCGCCCACTCAGGGAACTTGCAAACCTT ACTCTGATCATGGGGAACAGAGATGACATCGACAATATGTCTGCTGGCAACGCAAGTGTCCTCACCACAGTTCTGAAGCTGATCGACAAGTATGATCTGTACGGAAGTGTGGCGTTTCCCAAGCATCACAACCAGGCTGATGTTCCAGAGATCTACCGCCTTGCGGCCAAAATGAAG GGCGTCTTCATCAACCCTGCTCTCGTCGAGCCATTTGGTCTTACCTTGATCGAG GCTGCAGCACACGGACTCCCCATAGTTGCCACCAAGAACGGCGGTCCGGTCGACATTACAACT GCACTGAACAATGGGCTGCTAGTTGACCCGCACGACCAGAATGACATTGCTGACGCGCTATTGAAGCTTGTAGCAGACAAGAACCTGTGGCAGGAATGCCGGAGGAACGGGCTGCGCAACATACACCTCTACTCGTGGCCGGAGCACTGCCGCACGTACCTCACAAGGATTGCCGGGTGCCGGTTAAGGAACCCGAGGTGGCTGAAGGACACACCAGCAGACGCCGGTGCGGATGAGGAGGAGCTCCTGGAGGACTCCATGGACGCCCAGGACCTGTCGCTCCGTCTGTCCATCGACGGAGAGAAGAGCTCCCTGTGCATTAACGAGCCACCTTCATCGGACCCGCAGGATCAGGTGCAGAGGATCATGAGCAAGATCAACAAGTCGTCAGCGCTTCCACCATCCATGTCCTCAGTCGACAGTGCCAAGAATGCAGCTGAGGCCACCGGCAGCATCGTGAACAAGTACCCGCTtctgcgccgtcgccggcgcctgTTCGTCATCGCCGTGGACTGCTACCAAGACGATGGCCGCGCTAGCAAGAAGATGCTGCAGGTGATCCAGGAGGTCTTCAGAGCGGTCCGGTCGGACTCCCAGATGTCCAAGATCTCAGGGTTTGCTTTGTCGACTGCAATGCCGTTGTCCgaggcgctccagcttctgcaaCTCGGCAAGATCCCAGCGACCGACTTCGACGCGCTCATCTGTGGCAGCGGCAGCGAGGTGTACTATCCTGGCACAGCCCACTGCATCGATGCTGAAGGAAAGCTGCGCCCAGATCAGGACTACCTGATGCACATCAGCCACCGGTGGTCCCATGACGGCGCAAAGCAGACCATAGCTAAGCTCATGGTTGCACAGGATGGTTCAAGTGACGTGATCGAGCGGGACGTGGCGTCCAGCAATCCGCACTGCGTCTCGTTCCTCATCAAAGATCCCAAAAAG GTGAAAACAATCGATGAGATGAGGGAGAGGCTGAGGATGCGTGGTCTCCGGTGCCACATCATGTACTGCAGGAACTCGACAAGACTTCAGGTCGTCCCTCTGCTAGCATCAAGATCACAGGCACTCAG GTATCTTTTCGTTCGTTGGGGTCTGTTCATGGGGAACATGTATCTGATCACTGGGGAACATGGCGACACCGA
- the LOC117857974 gene encoding uncharacterized protein: MAPPLAVVGPALAAPSFRTALPFRLRPRKIPSWRRAALPNDEDYYLIDAEESIGDGFSFSGGKYGEGPSKSDEWFAQGKMIDAYPVYGDKGKAKDPFFGLTMGSGSQPSDDVFRWFCVEAGNSSNPKVLLIHGLPSQAYSYRNVLPVLSDKYHAVAFDWLGFGFSDKPQPKYGFDYTLDEYTASLESLVNAVAPDKLSIVVQGYFAPVAVKYASEYQDKLNHLVLVNPPITDKHVSLPSPLASFSNFLLGEIFSQDPLRASDKVLTSCGPYMMKEEDAMVYRRPYLVSGSSGFALNAISKAMKKDLKAYIESMRSILGSDSWKTKTTICWGMRDRWLSYDGVEEFFGGLNQKIVELPMAGHHVQEDRGEELGNIIKSILR; the protein is encoded by the exons atggcgccgccgctcgccgtagTTGGCCCCGCCTTAGCCGCGCCGAGCTTCCGCACCGCCCTCCCCTTCCGCCTACGTCCGCGGAAGATCCCCTCTTGGCGCCGCGCGGCCCTACCCAACGATGAG GATTACTACTTGATCGATGCGGAGGAGTCCATTGGGGACGGCTTCTCCTTCAGTGGAG GGAAGTACGGCGAAGGACCAAGCAAGTCGGACGAGTGGTTTGCTCAGGGGAAAATG ATAGATGCTTACCCAGTATACGGAGACAAAGGAAAGGCAAAGGACCCCTTCTTTGGCCTGACGATGGGATCAGGATCTCAACCTTCAGATGATGTATTCAG ATGGTTCTGCGTGGAGGCTGGGAACTCTTCTAATCCTAAAGTGCTTTTAATTCATGGCTTGCCATCACAG GCGTACTCTTATCGCAACGTGCTGCCTGTACTATCGGACAAATATCATGCCGTTGCTTTTGATTGGCTTG GGTTTGGATTTTCTGATAAGCCTCAACCAAAATATGGTTTTGACTATACACTTGATG AGTATACTGCGTCCTTGGAATCTCTAGTCAATGCTGTTGCTCCTGATAAGCTCTCTATTGTTGTCCAG GGCTACTTTGCTCCAGTTGCAGTCAAATACGCTAGTGAATATCAAGACAAATTGAACCATCTTGTTCTAGTTAACCCACCG ATAACTGATAAACATGTGAGCCTGCCATCTCCCCTGGCTTCATTCAGCAACTTCTTGTTGGGAGAGATATTTTCTCAG GATCCTCTCAGAGCTAGTGATAAGGTATTGACTAGTTGTGGCCCATAcatgatgaaggaggaagatgCTATGGTGTATAGAAGACCATACCTTGTCTCTGGTTCCTCTGGGTTTGCACTGAATGCAATAAGCAAGGCTATGAAAAAGGACCTTAAG GCTTACATTGAATCCATGAGAAGCATATTAGGAAGTGATTCGTGGAAAACAAAGACAACAATATGCTGGGGCATGAGAGATCGTTGGCTCAGCTATGATGGGGTGGAAGAGTTTTTTGGTGGCCTAAACCAGAAGATTGTAGAGCTGCCAATG GCAGGACACCATGTGCAGGAGGATCGTGGTGAAGAGTTGGGCAATATAATAAAAAGTATATTGAG ATGA
- the LOC117857978 gene encoding uncharacterized protein, with translation MRLLQTRCTDPRQPRLVSYLNRQKVGGQRKKPTSLLASSQPRTLVAPRGPDDEPDSFLCSIGFGQACIFYCNTMNSPGAGRRIQKRRRTTTKSLSQLLDLNCPPAEGAEGGSPFSSLPVSHNEASSSMTVQLNQASSSIPPATNEPHIGMHSCPIDVEAIDDDVVIYSSTSLPQARQQSTRRITVILDDDSDTNPEPAGDALDEHVNTLLSLGTNRRHEPPSATNTFPVISLVDTPEVNFFKAPPEPVKEVPKEPKFTCPICMNELTEAASTVCGHIFCQKCIKAAIQAQKKCPTCRRTLNKNQHHRVYLPTTE, from the exons ATGAGGCTCTTGCAGACCCGGTGCACGGACCCGCGTCAGCCGCGTCTGGTTTCTTATTTAAATCGCCAAAAGGTCGGCGGGCAGAGGAAAAAGCCCACTAGTCTTCTTGCCAGCTCGCAGCCGCGAACCCTAGTCGCTCCGCGCGGCCCAGACGACGAGCCCGATTCGTTCCTG TGTTCTATTGGCTTCGGTCAAGCCTGTATCTTTTACTGCAACACTATGAACTCCCCTGGTGCTGGAAGGCGGATTCAGAAGAGGCGACGAACTACAACAAAGTCTCTCTCACAGCTTTTGGACCTGAACTGTCCCCCTGCTGAAGGGGCTGAGGGGGGTTCACCTTTCAGCAGTTTGCCTGTCTCACACAATGAGGCTTCCAGCAGTATGACTGTACAACTCAACCAGGCTTCCAGTAGTATCCCACCGGCTACTAATGAGCCACACATTGGCATGCATAGTTGCCCCATCGATGTTGAAGCCATCGATGATGATGTTGTTATCTATTCTTCAACATCGCTCCCTCAA GCAAGACAACAGTCGACCAGGCGTATTACTGTGATATTAGATGATGATTCTGATACAAACCCAGAACCAGCAG GGGATGCTCTTGATGAGCATGTGAACACACTGCTATCTCTGGGCACCAACCGCAGGCATGAGCCTCCAAGTGCAACTAACACTTTTCCTGTAATAAGTTTAGTGGACACTCCAGAAGTCAACTTCTTCAAG GCACCCCCTGAACCTGTGAAGGAGGTCCCGAAGGAACCAAAGTTCACCTGCCCGATATGCATGAATGAGCTGACGGAAGCGGCATCCACCGTCTGCGGTCACATTTTCTGCCAGAAGTGCATCAAGGCTGCCATTCAGGCTCAGAAGAAGTGCCCTACCTGCCGAAGGACCCTTAATAAGAACCAGCACCACCGGGTGTACCTCCCAACGACGGAGTAA
- the LOC117857975 gene encoding uncharacterized protein isoform X1 produces the protein MGPISNDTSHKRFFSIAPRAALIFFVLIFVAGAIFTLDHKENLSILQLQRKEVFATEEIRPPATSELHAEPTEEPNICENQCRPSGSEALPRGIVQDMSNFEMESLGGNPDRRKDRRLSKSLLAIPVGIKQKSVVDKLVSKFPAANFIVMLFHYDGMVDGWRDLKWSDRAIHVAVRDQTKWWFAKRFLHPDLVAEYEYIFLWDEDIEVDSFDPLKYLSIVRREGLEISQPALDRRSLIHHRLTARARKGDVHRRFYKTNGHGRCYGNSTGPPCTGWVEMMVPVFSRAAWRCAWQMIQNDLIYAWGMDYKLGYCAQGDRWRNVGVVDSQYVLHRGIPTLGDGGKATVTASTSTSSATDRLAVRQRSYTELQVFNRRWKEAVAEDGCWTDPYPNPATKG, from the exons ATG GGTCCGATCTCCAATGATACGTCGCATAAGAGGTTCTTCAGCATCGCGCCACGGGCGGCACTGATCTTTTTCGTGCTAATATTCGTCGCAGGCGCAATATTCACGCTTGATCACAAGGAG aacttgtcgATATTGCAGTTGCAACGGAAAGAAGTGTTTGCAACTGAGGAGATCAGACCTCCAGCGACGAGCGAGTTGCATGCTGAACCAACAGAGGAACCCAACATCTGTGAG AACCAATGCAGACCTTCAGGCAGCGAGGCCTTGCCAAGGGGCATCGTGCAGGACATGTCAAACTTCGAGATGGAATCCCTGGGTGGCAACCCTGACCGGAGGAAAGACCGCAGGCTGTCGAAAAGCCTCCTCGCCATCCCCGTCGGCATCAAGCAGAAGTCCGTCGTCGACAAGCTTGTCTCCAAG TTCCCAGCTGCCAACTTCATTGTGATGCTGTTCCACTACGACGGCATGGTCGACGGTTGGCGAGACCTCAAGTGGTCCGACCGCGCCATCCACGTCGCCGTGCGCGACCAGACCAAGTGGTGGTTCGCCAAGAGGTTCCTGCACCCGGACCTGGTGGCAGAGTACGAGTACATCTTCCTCTGGGACGAGGACATCGAGGTGGACAGCTTCGACCCGCTCAAGTACCTGAGCATCGTGAGGAGGGAAGGGCTCGAGATCTCGCAGCCGGCGCTCGACCGCCGGTCGCTGATCCACCACCGGCTCACGGCGCGCGCCCGCAAGGGCGACGTCCACCGGCGGTTCTACAAGACGAACGGGCACGGCCGGTGCTACGGCAACAGCACGGGGCCGCCGTGCACGGGGTGGGTGGAGATGATGGTGCCCGTGTTCTCGCGCGCGGCGTGGCGGTGCGCGTGGCAGATGATCCAGAACGACCTCATCTACGCGTGGGGGATGGACTACAAGCTCGGGTACTGCGCGCAGGGCGACCGGTGGCGCAACGTCGGCGTCGTCGACAGCCAGTACGTGCTCCACCGGGGCATCCCCacgctcggcgacggcggcaaggCGACGGTGACCGCGTCCACGTCGACGTCGTCAGCGACAGACCGGCTGGCGGTGAGGCAGAGGTCCTACACCGAGCTGCAGGTGTTCAACAGGAGGTGGAAGGAGGCCGTGGCGGAGGACGGGTGCTGGACCGACCCTTACCCGAATCCCGCAACCAAAGGCTGA
- the LOC117857976 gene encoding probable auxin efflux carrier component 5a gives MIGWGDVYKVVAATVPLYFALFLGYGSVRWWRIFTREQCDAVNRLVAFFALPFFTFEFTLHTDPFQVNYRAVAADVISKAVIVAVIAVWARFAAAKGAGSAAGWSITSFSLSTLTNSLVVGVPLARAMYGEWAQQLVVQLSVFQAIVWLTLLLFVLEVRKAAIGMYVAAEPPVKDVEAASADAAPADAAVVVVPVASGKPSLWALVKVVAHKLSRNPNTYASFVGITWACVANRLHLELPSAFEGSVLIMSKSGTGMAMFSMGLFMAQQEKVLACGPCFAALGLVLKFALGPAAMAIGSIAVGLRGDVLRVAIIQAAVPQSITSFIFAKEYGLHADVLSTAVIFGMLVSLPLLVGFYIVLELIR, from the exons ATGATCGGGTGGGGCGACGTGTacaaggtggtggcggcgacggtgcCGCTCTACTTCGCGCTGTTCCTGGGGTACGGGTCGGTGCGGTGGTGGCGCATCTTCACGCGGGAGCAGTGCGACGCCGTGAACCGGCTGGTGGCCTTCTTCGCGCTGCCCTTCTTCACCTTCGAGTTCACGCTGCACACGGACCCGTTCCAGGTCAActaccgcgccgtcgccgccgacgtcaTCTCCAAGGCGGTCATCGTCGCCGTCATCGCCGTCTGGGCCCGGTTCGCCGCCGCCAAGggcgccggctccgccgccggctggTCCATCACCAGCTTCTCCCTCTCCACGCTTACCAACTCGCTCGTCGTCGGCGTGCCCCTGGCCCGGGCCATGTACGGCGAGTGGGCGCAACAGCTCGTCGTCCAGCTCTCCGTCTTCCAGGCCATCGTCTGGCTCACGCTCCTGCTCTTCGTGCTTGAGGTCAGGAAGGCCGCCATCGGCATGTacgtcgccgccgagccgccggtCAAGGACGTCGAGGCGGCCAGCGCCGACGCCGCGCCCGCCGACgccgctgtcgtcgtcgtccccgtcgCCAGCGGCAAGCCGTCGCTCTGGGCGCTCGTCAAGGTGGTGGCACACAAGCTGTCGCGCAACCCCAACACCTACGCCAGCTTCGTCGGCATCACCTGGGCTTGCGTTGCCAACAG GCTGCACCTCGAGCTGCCCAGCGCCTTCGAAGGCTCGGTGCTCATCATGTCCAAGTCGGGCACAGGAATGGCCATGTTTAGCATGG GGTTGTTCATGGCGCAGCAGGAGAAGGTGCTGGCGTGCGGGCCGTGCTTTGCGGCGCTGGGCCTCGTGCTCAAGTTCGCGCTCGGCCCGGCCGCCATGGCCATCGGCTCCATCGCCGTCGGCCTCCGCGGCGACGTCCTCCGCGTCGCCATCATACAG GCTGCAGTACCTCAATCCATCACATCATTTATATTTGCAAAAGAATATGGGTTGCATGCTGATGTTCTCAGTACGGC GGTTATTTTTGGGATGCTTGTCTCCTTGCCATTGCTAGTTGGTTTTTATATTGTTTTAGAGTTAATTAGATAG